The Verrucomicrobium spinosum DSM 4136 = JCM 18804 genome includes a region encoding these proteins:
- a CDS encoding toxin-antitoxin system YwqK family antitoxin has product MISRVPFAQAALLLASVAFFCSCEMEAKGRAASDRAGTRPPEAEVPGYQEVKVEIRDDGLAYLPGAEVPFTGDAIELHYDRTPPRLARRTPYVKGRRHGMMVSFTSGGKLREERTFDQGKPAFLVVYHGNGKKKYEFALNEKDVGEGPILRWYDNGVLWSEGQLDAEGRFHGEERDYDREGRLMGHYIKEHGRLKEIRFETPEMMAERLQQESGKPSAEVIEAEASGQSP; this is encoded by the coding sequence ATGATTTCCAGAGTCCCATTTGCTCAAGCGGCCTTGCTTCTTGCCAGCGTCGCTTTTTTCTGTTCCTGCGAGATGGAGGCGAAAGGGCGGGCGGCATCTGACCGGGCTGGTACTCGTCCCCCTGAGGCTGAGGTGCCGGGGTATCAGGAAGTCAAAGTGGAAATCCGGGACGATGGGCTTGCCTATCTCCCCGGTGCTGAGGTGCCCTTTACCGGGGATGCGATAGAGCTCCACTATGATCGGACACCCCCCCGGTTGGCGCGCCGCACTCCGTACGTAAAGGGTCGCCGCCACGGTATGATGGTAAGCTTCACCAGCGGAGGCAAGCTGCGGGAAGAGCGCACCTTCGATCAAGGCAAACCCGCCTTCCTCGTGGTGTACCATGGCAACGGTAAGAAGAAGTACGAATTCGCTTTGAACGAGAAGGATGTGGGAGAGGGGCCCATATTGCGTTGGTACGACAACGGGGTGCTGTGGTCCGAAGGGCAGCTCGATGCTGAGGGCCGTTTCCACGGCGAAGAGAGGGACTATGATCGCGAGGGGCGGCTGATGGGGCACTACATCAAGGAGCACGGGCGGCTCAAGGAGATCCGCTTTGAGACGCCTGAGATGATGGCAGAGAGGCTCCAGCAGGAATCTGGAAAGCCGTCTGCTGAGGTCATTGAGGCGGAAGCCTCCGGACAATCCCCCTGA
- a CDS encoding LptF/LptG family permease, with protein sequence MTKQFRKVLTPVLDGCNAIWRWLRHSPNAGWLALLLAVIVMFVCQMAGYHRNYMPVTPSNINELPKGWEAPPEGAYFTLYILSYMRLFVLVGGVAYHAFILRAYPDARKMVIPTWIACGYLALWALVSQLYDRWETLSASFSGEVFSVTAFAVQLLLILGLLCTPPIVLVYYARSKILERYVMRSFLQPVMFCFIAFCTLWIVMDLLDNMQDFQENKISRAQIVMFYIKLIPFIFVTVAPISLLLSTLYTLGRMSRTNELISMLGTGKSMFDVLKPFYVIACCASLLGMAANYHWAPVSAGNKEKLLENVKERIGKNFLVMGLMYRNQEDRRTWFVGQVPEDLRGDRMRRIEIRQEDDQGRLVKGWFAKSAFWWPDRKVWSFYSGVEVTYKNGQVVAMQNFDAGGGHPRIDFEGWTETPWILLSGTLVPDYLGVPDLISYIRGNSAYGQRKLAPYLTHLFYRFTFPWQCLVVVLFAAPLSVVFSRRGLVGGLSMAVIFFFVLMFMDNLFLNLGKSNVIPPFISVWLPHLLLGSIGIYLFKLRSQNRELPKLSIKTLREKLALGWQALRSRIFVKTA encoded by the coding sequence ATGACTAAGCAATTCCGGAAAGTGCTCACCCCCGTTTTAGACGGCTGCAACGCCATCTGGCGCTGGTTGCGGCACTCCCCGAATGCCGGCTGGCTCGCCCTGTTGCTGGCAGTCATCGTCATGTTCGTCTGCCAGATGGCCGGGTATCACCGCAACTACATGCCGGTGACGCCTTCCAACATCAATGAGCTTCCGAAAGGCTGGGAGGCCCCCCCGGAGGGAGCCTATTTCACTCTCTATATCCTGTCCTACATGCGCTTGTTCGTGCTGGTGGGCGGGGTGGCCTACCATGCGTTCATCCTGCGTGCCTACCCTGACGCCCGCAAGATGGTGATCCCTACTTGGATCGCTTGTGGTTATCTTGCGCTTTGGGCGCTGGTCTCCCAGCTGTATGATCGCTGGGAAACGCTCAGTGCCAGCTTCTCTGGAGAGGTGTTTTCGGTCACTGCCTTTGCAGTCCAGCTGTTGCTCATTCTGGGGCTCCTGTGCACACCGCCCATCGTGCTCGTGTACTACGCCCGGAGCAAGATTCTGGAGCGGTACGTCATGCGCTCGTTCCTGCAGCCAGTGATGTTCTGTTTCATCGCGTTCTGCACGCTCTGGATCGTGATGGACCTGCTGGACAACATGCAGGATTTCCAGGAAAACAAGATCTCCCGGGCGCAGATTGTGATGTTCTACATCAAGCTCATTCCGTTCATCTTTGTGACGGTGGCTCCCATCTCCCTGCTCCTGTCCACCTTGTACACGCTGGGGCGTATGTCCCGTACGAACGAGCTGATCTCCATGCTGGGCACGGGCAAGAGCATGTTTGATGTGCTCAAGCCTTTCTACGTGATCGCCTGCTGCGCCTCTCTGCTGGGCATGGCGGCCAACTACCACTGGGCTCCTGTTTCTGCGGGGAACAAGGAAAAGCTTCTGGAGAACGTGAAGGAACGGATTGGAAAAAATTTCCTGGTCATGGGTCTGATGTACCGCAACCAGGAGGATCGACGGACTTGGTTCGTGGGCCAGGTGCCGGAAGATTTGCGTGGAGACCGCATGCGCCGGATTGAAATCCGCCAGGAAGACGACCAGGGGCGCCTCGTGAAGGGCTGGTTTGCCAAGAGCGCCTTCTGGTGGCCCGATCGGAAGGTCTGGTCGTTCTACTCCGGCGTGGAAGTCACCTACAAGAACGGCCAGGTGGTGGCGATGCAGAACTTTGACGCCGGTGGAGGGCACCCGCGTATTGACTTTGAAGGCTGGACGGAAACCCCCTGGATCCTCCTCAGCGGCACCTTGGTGCCGGACTATTTGGGGGTCCCGGATTTGATCTCCTACATCCGCGGAAACTCCGCGTATGGGCAGCGGAAGCTTGCCCCGTACCTGACGCACCTTTTCTACCGGTTTACATTCCCCTGGCAGTGTCTGGTGGTGGTGCTGTTCGCGGCCCCTCTCTCTGTCGTGTTTTCCCGACGGGGTCTTGTGGGCGGGCTCTCCATGGCCGTCATCTTTTTCTTTGTGCTGATGTTCATGGACAACCTTTTCCTGAACCTCGGGAAGAGCAACGTCATTCCCCCCTTCATCTCCGTCTGGCTGCCGCACTTGCTGCTGGGGAGCATCGGCATCTACCTGTTCAAGTTGCGTTCGCAGAACCGGGAGCTGCCTAAACTCTCCATCAAGACACTCCGTGAGAAGCTGGCCCTGGGCTGGCAGGCCCTGCGCTCACGCATCTTCGTCAAGACAGCCTAG
- a CDS encoding glycine zipper domain-containing protein, with product MKIPAVCSVGALAAAFTLSSCVSYYPGPNERVGGVAGAITGAAAGGIIGHQSGRGLEGAAIGGALGALAGSLIGNSQDQYAYGGYGYGPPPPPPPPRYYSSYSYDYCPPPVVYRRHYAPRYYGGHCW from the coding sequence ATGAAGATTCCCGCCGTTTGCAGTGTCGGAGCCCTCGCGGCTGCGTTCACCCTCAGTTCCTGTGTGTCTTACTACCCAGGGCCTAATGAACGCGTGGGTGGGGTGGCTGGAGCCATAACCGGAGCCGCGGCTGGCGGCATCATAGGTCACCAGAGTGGTCGGGGATTGGAAGGGGCTGCCATCGGTGGTGCCTTGGGGGCTCTCGCGGGTTCATTGATCGGCAACTCCCAGGATCAATATGCTTACGGCGGCTATGGGTATGGGCCGCCTCCTCCTCCGCCCCCGCCGCGTTACTATTCATCGTACTCTTACGACTACTGCCCGCCCCCTGTCGTTTACAGGCGGCACTACGCACCCCGCTACTATGGTGGTCACTGCTGGTAG
- a CDS encoding M23 family metallopeptidase, producing MMTVLLGAGPAAAFETIRCQLADGFDFPCGKPEGAGYYKARGFWPNGHLGEDWNGSGGGDSDLGDPIYSIGRGIVVQSEDVKVGWGNVVIIRHVFREVTGKIEMVDSLYGHLLERKVKVGQMIEKGQLVGTMGGNNGMYPVHLHLEVRKNLAIGMNRSKFAKDYSNYHSPTAFINAHRQLASDFKKYDVPINTFAPYGGELTEAQERVSGATSSAANTASGSAPSRGFTRTGRGLAIPVINGPGSGYPPAGKPAAGPATASTAPTPGAPGTSTVPGSTLPTPPADPNAGKGDFWSRLKSKIANGAVTTGLDEK from the coding sequence ATGATGACGGTTCTGCTGGGGGCTGGGCCCGCCGCTGCTTTTGAGACAATCCGCTGCCAGCTGGCGGATGGCTTCGACTTCCCTTGTGGCAAGCCTGAGGGCGCTGGCTATTACAAAGCCCGCGGATTTTGGCCCAACGGCCACCTTGGCGAAGACTGGAACGGCTCTGGCGGTGGCGACAGTGACTTGGGGGATCCGATCTACTCCATTGGGCGTGGGATCGTGGTGCAGTCGGAGGATGTAAAGGTCGGCTGGGGAAATGTGGTCATCATCCGGCACGTTTTTCGGGAGGTGACTGGCAAGATTGAGATGGTGGACTCCCTCTACGGACACCTTCTGGAGCGCAAGGTCAAAGTGGGGCAGATGATCGAGAAGGGTCAGCTTGTGGGCACCATGGGGGGGAACAATGGCATGTACCCGGTGCACCTCCACCTCGAGGTGCGGAAGAATCTCGCCATCGGGATGAACCGTTCCAAGTTCGCGAAGGACTATTCCAACTACCATAGCCCCACGGCCTTCATCAATGCCCACCGCCAGCTGGCCTCCGACTTCAAAAAGTACGATGTGCCGATCAATACGTTCGCTCCTTATGGGGGAGAATTGACTGAGGCTCAGGAGCGGGTTTCCGGGGCCACTTCCTCGGCGGCGAACACCGCCTCCGGGTCGGCGCCTTCCCGTGGGTTCACGCGCACGGGGCGCGGATTGGCCATTCCAGTCATCAATGGCCCGGGTAGCGGCTACCCTCCTGCGGGTAAACCCGCAGCGGGGCCCGCCACGGCTTCCACAGCGCCGACGCCCGGGGCACCTGGGACCTCCACCGTACCGGGCAGCACGCTGCCCACTCCCCCTGCGGATCCGAATGCAGGGAAGGGTGATTTCTGGTCCCGGCTTAAATCCAAGATTGCCAATGGTGCGGTAACCACTGGCCTGGACGAGAAGTGA
- a CDS encoding P-II family nitrogen regulator — translation MKKIEAIIKPHKFEEVQEALREAGVFGMTVTEVKGFGRQRGHTEIYRGSEYTVDFVPKTKIEILTTDEQLPGIIQTIIESAKTGKVGDGKIFIYEIEDVLRIRTNEHGVDAL, via the coding sequence ATGAAGAAAATCGAAGCCATCATCAAACCGCACAAGTTCGAGGAAGTCCAGGAAGCGCTCCGTGAGGCGGGAGTATTCGGGATGACCGTGACGGAGGTCAAGGGCTTCGGCAGACAGCGGGGGCATACGGAAATCTATCGCGGCAGCGAGTACACCGTGGACTTTGTTCCCAAGACCAAGATCGAGATCCTTACTACGGACGAACAGCTTCCCGGCATCATCCAGACTATCATTGAATCTGCCAAAACGGGAAAGGTGGGGGACGGCAAGATTTTCATCTATGAAATCGAAGATGTGCTGCGCATCCGGACGAATGAGCACGGAGTAGATGCCCTCTGA
- a CDS encoding ATP-dependent DNA helicase yields the protein MIHIASDAESAAQPSLAERMGQAFSPDGILAKSPDFEYRKQQQRMAKIVGKALETTRPVVIEAATGVGKSLAYLLPSVTFAVEKKRKAIITTHTINLQEQLIYKDLPIVQKIIGTPFKSELLKGRGNYLCPQRLDRAFQGTPDLFTSSEQAELKLIWEWSQKTQDGSLSDLDFTPSPKVWSQICSESYICTPRRCGQTRCFYQAVRKRMAEADVLVMNHSLFFMLLSSTEDVLPEDANFLYPKDFLIVDEAHTIENVAARAFGLHLSESNIRFELQRLFNPRTKKGQFPHQGDSVGCRAVTEALDALEMFFRAVEGSSHFMNQQSREFRVRETGLVDNTLAIPLHRVIERTKIAGDAAKNENSRLEFQDLTRRLASVQAGMTAFLDQSEDDHVYWVERSNGENKSVSLHSAPIDVSPQLSKLFFRGDKACILTSATLGVGEAEDLSYFRQRVGATSTVAVNIASPFDFEKQMRLYLVKSMPAPGTKEHEAALPKWIEHFLDLSQGRAFVLFTSYTQMTRIAEQMEEFCEDRGWTLLVQGRNLPRHQLLAEFRKDTHSILFGTESFWTGVDVPGEALSNVIITKLPFAVPDHPLTAARLEHIEESGGNPFTEYSVPEAILKLRQGVGRLIRTKKDQGICAILDNRVLTKPYGRAFLNALPPCPVEILS from the coding sequence ATGATTCACATTGCCTCCGATGCCGAAAGTGCCGCCCAACCCTCACTGGCGGAGCGCATGGGGCAGGCATTCTCGCCCGACGGCATCCTGGCGAAGTCTCCTGACTTTGAGTACCGGAAGCAGCAGCAGCGCATGGCAAAAATAGTTGGAAAAGCGCTGGAGACAACCCGTCCGGTCGTCATTGAGGCGGCCACAGGCGTCGGAAAGTCCCTCGCCTACCTCTTGCCCTCTGTGACCTTTGCGGTGGAAAAAAAACGAAAAGCGATCATCACCACCCACACGATCAACCTCCAGGAGCAGCTCATTTACAAAGATCTGCCGATCGTGCAAAAGATCATCGGGACACCTTTCAAGTCAGAACTCCTGAAAGGACGCGGCAACTACCTCTGCCCCCAACGTCTGGATCGGGCCTTCCAAGGCACGCCGGACCTCTTCACGAGCAGCGAGCAGGCGGAGTTGAAACTCATCTGGGAATGGAGCCAGAAAACGCAAGATGGCAGCTTGAGCGATCTGGACTTCACCCCCTCTCCCAAGGTGTGGTCTCAGATTTGCAGCGAATCCTACATCTGCACCCCTCGCCGCTGCGGCCAGACGCGCTGTTTCTATCAGGCCGTCCGCAAGCGCATGGCAGAAGCAGATGTGCTGGTGATGAACCACTCCCTTTTCTTCATGCTGCTGTCTTCTACGGAAGATGTGCTGCCTGAGGACGCCAACTTCCTCTATCCCAAGGACTTCCTGATCGTGGACGAAGCCCACACGATCGAAAATGTGGCCGCCCGGGCCTTTGGCCTCCACCTGTCCGAAAGCAATATCCGCTTTGAGCTGCAGCGGCTCTTCAACCCGCGGACCAAAAAGGGCCAGTTTCCCCACCAGGGAGATTCCGTGGGGTGTCGCGCAGTGACAGAGGCTCTGGACGCCTTGGAGATGTTCTTCCGCGCCGTGGAAGGCTCCTCTCACTTCATGAACCAGCAAAGCCGGGAATTCCGCGTCCGCGAAACCGGCTTGGTGGACAACACCCTCGCCATCCCCCTGCACCGGGTCATCGAACGGACAAAAATTGCCGGAGACGCGGCAAAGAATGAAAATTCCCGGTTGGAGTTCCAGGATCTGACCCGTCGGCTGGCATCCGTGCAAGCCGGGATGACAGCCTTCCTCGATCAGAGCGAGGACGACCATGTGTACTGGGTGGAGCGGAGCAACGGGGAGAACAAGTCCGTGAGTCTGCACAGCGCCCCGATCGATGTCAGCCCCCAGCTTTCCAAGCTCTTCTTCCGTGGTGACAAGGCGTGCATCCTGACCAGCGCCACACTGGGAGTGGGCGAAGCAGAGGACCTGAGCTATTTCCGCCAGCGCGTCGGGGCCACCTCCACCGTGGCTGTCAACATCGCCAGTCCGTTCGACTTCGAGAAACAGATGCGACTCTACCTGGTGAAATCCATGCCTGCGCCAGGCACCAAGGAGCACGAGGCCGCCCTGCCCAAGTGGATTGAGCACTTCCTGGACCTCTCCCAGGGCCGAGCCTTTGTGCTCTTCACCAGCTACACGCAAATGACCCGAATCGCGGAGCAGATGGAGGAGTTCTGCGAAGATCGTGGCTGGACTCTGCTTGTTCAGGGCCGGAATCTTCCTCGTCACCAGCTTCTCGCCGAGTTTCGCAAGGACACTCACAGCATCCTCTTCGGCACGGAAAGCTTTTGGACTGGAGTGGACGTACCAGGCGAGGCCCTGAGCAACGTCATCATCACCAAACTCCCCTTCGCAGTACCAGACCACCCGCTTACGGCTGCCCGCCTGGAGCACATCGAAGAAAGTGGTGGCAACCCTTTCACTGAATACTCCGTCCCGGAGGCGATTCTCAAACTCCGCCAGGGAGTGGGCCGCCTGATCCGAACAAAAAAGGATCAGGGTATCTGCGCCATCCTGGACAATCGCGTGCTCACCAAGCCCTACGGCCGGGCTTTCCTTAACGCCCTGCCCCCCTGTCCGGTCGAGATTCTCTCCTGA
- a CDS encoding adenylate/guanylate cyclase domain-containing protein yields MGAYLRTLTSGDTFPLEDFNLIGRSEEATIRLNDAGVSRQHATIRREGVHYWLVDLGSANGSYVNDMALTTARVLRDGDRLQIGGAVFLFDQSESSANSDTTMLGTKTQVLRRNPVPMKTTSATLLVGDLKGFTQLSSQLSAEELAELLREWYADCNTIMKRYGAMIDKFIGDCVFAYWPGIEADIRQKAVAAAKALREVEVTVTTPVRKHLRETRGVVLDCRIGMHLGPVALGAMGKGINTALGDAVNLAFRIESLTRQTRQPILVSAAFLDGWAEGQEWFEPCGAYEVKGHPDKVEVFGLRQGQA; encoded by the coding sequence ATGGGAGCCTACCTCAGAACCTTGACCAGCGGTGATACCTTTCCTCTGGAGGACTTTAACCTCATCGGACGCAGTGAGGAGGCTACCATCCGCCTGAACGACGCGGGAGTGTCCAGGCAACATGCCACCATCCGCCGTGAAGGGGTGCATTACTGGCTGGTGGACCTGGGCAGCGCGAACGGGAGCTACGTCAATGACATGGCGCTGACGACGGCACGTGTGCTTCGTGACGGCGACCGGTTGCAGATCGGTGGTGCCGTGTTCCTCTTTGACCAGAGCGAGAGCTCGGCCAACAGCGACACCACCATGCTCGGCACCAAGACCCAGGTGTTACGCCGCAACCCTGTGCCGATGAAGACCACATCGGCCACCTTGCTGGTGGGCGATCTCAAAGGATTTACCCAGCTGAGCTCCCAGCTCAGTGCCGAGGAACTGGCCGAACTGCTGCGCGAATGGTACGCGGACTGCAATACCATCATGAAGCGCTATGGCGCGATGATCGACAAGTTCATCGGTGACTGCGTGTTTGCCTACTGGCCGGGAATTGAGGCTGACATCCGCCAGAAGGCGGTGGCCGCTGCAAAAGCCCTGCGCGAGGTGGAGGTGACGGTGACCACGCCGGTGCGCAAACACCTTCGCGAGACTCGTGGCGTGGTGCTGGACTGCCGCATTGGCATGCATTTGGGTCCTGTGGCCCTGGGAGCGATGGGCAAGGGCATCAACACTGCCCTGGGGGATGCGGTGAACCTTGCCTTCCGTATTGAAAGCCTGACCCGGCAGACTCGCCAACCCATCTTGGTGAGCGCTGCGTTTCTGGATGGCTGGGCGGAGGGGCAGGAATGGTTCGAGCCTTGTGGAGCTTATGAGGTGAAGGGGCACCCGGACAAAGTGGAGGTCTTCGGCCTCCGCCAGGGGCAGGCGTAG
- a CDS encoding undecaprenyl-diphosphate phosphatase encodes MPGSSPYPTMPDWLTVIILGLIEGLTEFIPVSSTGHLLIAQKWLPRQSELFNIVIQSGAALALVPLFWKKFSGMAFGLGKAENRDLLMKLGTAFMITCVAGMAMKKLGLELPEDARPVAWATLIGGFVIFGVEAICKRRVLSDSLTWPIVIGVALGQLIAMVFPGASRSGATIMIALMMGLSRPVATEFSFLLGVPTLLAAGGYEILKALKDGEFATLNWFHVGLGFIAAAVSAFVVVRWLIRFVQSHTFNGFAIYRVALGGVLLLWLAR; translated from the coding sequence ATGCCGGGCTCATCCCCCTACCCCACCATGCCCGACTGGCTCACCGTCATCATTCTCGGCCTCATTGAAGGGCTCACGGAGTTCATCCCAGTTTCATCCACCGGCCACCTGCTGATCGCCCAGAAGTGGCTCCCCCGGCAGTCTGAGCTGTTCAACATTGTGATTCAGAGCGGTGCAGCCCTCGCGCTGGTCCCCCTCTTCTGGAAAAAGTTCAGCGGCATGGCCTTCGGCCTGGGCAAGGCGGAGAACCGCGACCTCCTCATGAAACTGGGTACGGCGTTCATGATCACCTGCGTGGCTGGCATGGCCATGAAAAAACTAGGGCTGGAACTCCCAGAGGACGCCCGGCCCGTGGCTTGGGCCACGTTGATCGGCGGGTTCGTCATCTTTGGCGTGGAAGCCATCTGCAAGCGCCGCGTGCTGTCGGATTCGCTTACCTGGCCCATTGTTATCGGGGTGGCCTTAGGTCAGTTGATCGCAATGGTTTTCCCAGGAGCCTCCCGCTCCGGTGCCACCATCATGATCGCCCTGATGATGGGGCTGTCCCGCCCTGTGGCCACAGAGTTCTCATTCCTGCTCGGCGTCCCAACCCTCCTGGCGGCGGGCGGCTATGAGATTCTGAAGGCCCTGAAGGATGGCGAGTTTGCCACCCTGAACTGGTTTCATGTCGGCTTGGGCTTCATCGCCGCTGCCGTTTCCGCTTTTGTGGTGGTGCGCTGGCTGATCCGCTTCGTCCAGAGCCACACCTTCAACGGCTTCGCCATCTACCGGGTCGCCCTCGGAGGGGTGTTGCTGCTCTGGCTGGCACGCTGA
- a CDS encoding leucine-rich repeat domain-containing protein, with protein MNKEIKFHNPEYEGGGQFRIEGGEPLAVGLDGAKVSNLKFLEGRPHLTAVYLSDTQVSDLTPLKGLPITELYIERTKVRDLSPLRGMPLTKLYLTGAPVQDLGPLEGLPLTDFNAKDCPVSDISGLRKSPLSMVWLNGCPVSNIAPLKGLPLKSLTLHLTRVVDLSPLSGSSLERLHIGETPVEDLTPLLGLHLTRLVFTPDRIKKGLEVVKAMPLGEIGTKFAEEGNDLKPPAAFWATRPTGP; from the coding sequence ATGAACAAGGAGATCAAGTTTCACAACCCTGAGTACGAGGGCGGCGGACAGTTCCGGATCGAGGGCGGTGAGCCACTTGCCGTTGGTCTGGACGGGGCCAAGGTGAGCAATCTGAAGTTTCTGGAAGGTCGCCCCCACCTGACGGCTGTTTATCTAAGCGACACTCAAGTGAGCGACCTCACTCCTCTGAAGGGGCTGCCGATCACGGAGCTCTACATTGAGCGCACGAAGGTGCGGGATCTGTCTCCTTTGCGCGGGATGCCGTTGACCAAACTCTATCTCACCGGGGCACCGGTGCAGGATCTGGGGCCCCTGGAAGGGCTGCCCCTGACGGACTTCAACGCCAAAGACTGCCCTGTGTCTGACATCTCCGGGCTGCGGAAAAGTCCGCTCTCGATGGTGTGGCTGAATGGATGCCCGGTGAGCAACATTGCTCCGCTCAAAGGGCTGCCACTGAAAAGCCTCACCTTGCACCTCACCCGGGTGGTGGATCTCAGTCCGCTCTCGGGTTCGTCTTTGGAGCGACTGCACATCGGTGAAACGCCTGTAGAAGATCTCACGCCTCTCCTGGGCCTGCATCTCACGAGGCTGGTGTTCACTCCAGATCGCATCAAAAAAGGTCTGGAGGTCGTGAAGGCCATGCCACTCGGGGAGATCGGCACCAAGTTTGCCGAAGAGGGCAATGATCTCAAGCCGCCAGCCGCGTTCTGGGCAACCCGCCCTACGGGTCCCTGA
- a CDS encoding peptidoglycan recognition protein family protein, translating to MRLLPPLLCLAVLIAVLLGCESTSPRVTGWEGRLGPVPVERKVLPVGMLQEVRLQQDMITKGTAGRKTFRRMNPQFITIHSTQNYTGNAYNHALALKRGALRAPKRRGGNRIGFLTWHFTVQDNVAIQHLPTNEQGEHADFDGPGNNYSIGIEMCEHRGNDLARTIDNTAKLTAFLMMEHQIPLRNVVPHYHWPRQGLNPPNKNCPHFLLDNGRPGRNWRWFLSRVEAHYSRLVPGPVPRI from the coding sequence ATGAGATTACTTCCTCCTCTTCTCTGTCTGGCGGTGCTGATTGCCGTCCTCCTGGGCTGTGAGAGCACCAGCCCGCGCGTGACTGGCTGGGAGGGACGGCTGGGGCCGGTACCGGTGGAACGGAAGGTTCTGCCAGTAGGCATGCTGCAGGAAGTCCGCCTCCAGCAGGACATGATCACCAAAGGTACGGCAGGTCGTAAGACCTTCCGGCGCATGAACCCCCAGTTCATCACCATTCACTCCACCCAGAACTACACAGGCAATGCCTACAACCACGCTCTGGCGCTCAAAAGAGGAGCATTGCGTGCACCCAAGCGCAGAGGGGGCAACCGGATTGGGTTCCTGACCTGGCACTTCACTGTGCAGGACAATGTCGCCATCCAGCATCTTCCCACCAATGAGCAGGGGGAGCACGCGGACTTCGACGGACCGGGCAACAACTACAGCATCGGCATCGAGATGTGTGAACACCGGGGCAACGACCTGGCCCGCACGATAGACAACACCGCCAAGCTGACCGCCTTCCTCATGATGGAGCACCAGATTCCGCTGCGGAATGTCGTCCCCCATTATCACTGGCCCCGGCAGGGTCTGAATCCGCCCAATAAAAACTGCCCGCACTTCCTGCTCGACAACGGTCGCCCCGGACGGAACTGGCGCTGGTTCTTGAGCCGGGTGGAGGCGCACTACTCCCGCCTCGTACCCGGCCCGGTGCCGAGGATCTAA
- a CDS encoding DUF2062 domain-containing protein has protein sequence MHLHYRRFVLRLYKRFRHPRKLKQSRLRKWFALHFLDKTVWKPTRHSFAGGLAIGLFVNMLIIPGQMPLAALLAALFRVNIPIAIVACWISNPVTMPPIAWWEIEFGNWLSHKLHLGNPPPLDWKDLKRILDEATGFWNFFAQLKPWAASLYIGGSVAGIVLAFAGYAVAFVLWDLLLTLTHRRVKDDDDEIDGSSGNSRGRR, from the coding sequence ATGCACCTGCACTACCGAAGATTTGTTCTGCGTCTCTACAAGAGGTTCCGCCATCCGCGGAAGCTCAAGCAAAGCCGCCTTCGCAAATGGTTCGCATTGCACTTTTTGGACAAGACCGTGTGGAAACCCACCCGGCACAGTTTCGCCGGCGGCCTCGCGATCGGCCTGTTCGTCAACATGCTGATCATCCCCGGGCAGATGCCTCTGGCGGCGCTGCTGGCCGCCTTGTTTCGAGTCAACATTCCCATCGCCATCGTGGCCTGCTGGATCAGCAATCCCGTCACCATGCCTCCCATAGCCTGGTGGGAAATCGAGTTCGGCAACTGGTTGAGCCACAAGCTGCATCTGGGCAATCCCCCCCCTTTGGACTGGAAGGATCTCAAGCGAATCCTGGACGAAGCCACGGGGTTCTGGAACTTCTTTGCCCAACTTAAGCCTTGGGCCGCCTCACTCTACATCGGTGGATCGGTCGCTGGCATCGTGCTGGCATTTGCTGGCTACGCGGTGGCCTTCGTCCTTTGGGATCTGCTGCTCACACTGACTCACCGCCGGGTGAAGGACGATGATGACGAAATCGATGGCAGCTCAGGGAATTCCCGGGGCCGTCGATGA